Proteins from one Caulobacter sp. X genomic window:
- a CDS encoding Rrf2 family transcriptional regulator, whose product MLSQKARYALRAMIELARENGQVTAGELAERADAPRKFLEAILLSLSREGLVISRRGKFGGYILGRAPDQISFAEVIRLVDGPLALTPCVSRTAFRRCEDCRDVATCALREALLKARDATAAVLEGYSLADAAQGVGAEMIEG is encoded by the coding sequence ATGTTGTCCCAGAAGGCGCGCTACGCCCTGCGCGCGATGATCGAACTGGCCCGCGAGAACGGGCAGGTCACGGCCGGCGAACTGGCCGAGCGCGCCGACGCGCCGCGCAAGTTCCTGGAAGCGATCCTGCTGTCGCTATCGCGCGAAGGCCTGGTGATCAGCCGACGCGGCAAGTTTGGCGGCTACATCCTGGGACGCGCGCCGGATCAGATCAGCTTCGCCGAGGTCATCCGCCTGGTCGACGGCCCCCTGGCCCTGACCCCCTGCGTCAGCCGCACGGCCTTCCGGCGCTGCGAAGACTGTCGCGACGTCGCCACCTGCGCCCTGCGCGAGGCTCTGCTGAAGGCGCGCGACGCCACGGCCGCCGTCCTCGAGGGCTATAGCCTGGCCGACGCCGCCCAGGGCGTCGGCGCGGAGATGATCGAGGGCTGA
- a CDS encoding cold-shock protein, translating into MKWFNTTKGFGFIQPDNGGGDVFVHISAVERAGLRGLNEGQQVGYELEQDRRSGKTSAGNLRIL; encoded by the coding sequence GTGAAGTGGTTCAACACGACCAAGGGCTTTGGCTTCATCCAGCCGGACAACGGCGGCGGCGATGTGTTCGTGCACATTTCGGCCGTGGAGCGCGCCGGCCTGCGCGGCCTGAACGAAGGCCAGCAAGTCGGTTACGAGCTTGAACAGGACCGCCGCTCGGGCAAGACCTCGGCCGGCAACCTGCGCATCCTCTAA
- a CDS encoding NADP-dependent malic enzyme — translation MDEDFRKAALDYHRLPRPGKLAIEATKRMATQRDLALAYSPGVAAPCLAIADNPDTARDYTARGNLVAVISNGTAVLGLGDIGPLASKPVMEGKAVLFKKFAGIDVFDIEVDAKDPDRFIEVVAALEPTFGGVNLEDIKAPECFVIERALRERMNIPVFHDDQHGTAIVCAAAVRNALLVQGKTLKDVKLVTSGAGAAALACVDLLVSMGLPVENVTLTDIKGVVHAGREPDMPENMARYARATDARTLPEVLPGADIFLGLSAPRVFKQEWLPLLAPNPLILAMANPDPEILPELVYAARPDAIMATGRSDYANQVNNVLCFPFIFRGALDVGASEINEAMKVAAVEAIAELARAEASEVVASAYGGAAPVFGPQYIIPKPFDPRLILQIAPAVAKAAMDSGVATRPIADFDAYRQELELFVYRSGQLMRPVFERARKAPVKVAYAEAEDERVLRAVQTVVDEGLAAPVLVGRREVIKAKIQEMGLRLDVGGAVEIVDPQADKELFGPLVADYQKLVGRRGVPPTAAERRVQGRRTVAASMLLSSGYVEAALVGGSGDWWQHLKYALPIIPKRDNVSRVYALSSLILDNGTLFFCDTHVNVDPTAEQIAECAQLAAEAVRRFGVTPKAALLSHSSFGASNSPTARKMREALAILREQAPELEVDGEMHADAALSQHLRDRMVADSPLKGSANLLVMPTLDAANIGLTLLSAATESLLVGPLLLGMAKPLHVLIPSVTARGIVNLTALAVSQAAADRARTAS, via the coding sequence ATGGACGAGGATTTCCGCAAGGCGGCGTTGGACTATCACCGCCTCCCGCGGCCCGGAAAGCTGGCGATCGAAGCCACCAAGCGGATGGCCACCCAGCGCGACCTCGCCCTCGCCTATTCGCCCGGCGTCGCCGCGCCGTGCCTGGCGATCGCCGACAATCCCGACACCGCTCGCGACTACACCGCGCGCGGCAACCTGGTCGCGGTGATCTCGAACGGCACCGCCGTGCTGGGCCTGGGCGACATCGGCCCTCTGGCCTCCAAGCCGGTGATGGAGGGCAAGGCCGTCCTCTTCAAGAAGTTCGCCGGCATCGATGTTTTCGACATCGAGGTCGACGCCAAGGATCCCGATCGCTTCATCGAGGTGGTGGCGGCGCTGGAGCCGACCTTCGGCGGCGTGAACCTGGAAGACATCAAGGCCCCCGAGTGCTTCGTCATCGAGCGCGCCCTGCGCGAACGGATGAATATCCCAGTCTTCCACGACGACCAGCACGGCACCGCCATCGTCTGCGCCGCGGCGGTCCGCAACGCCCTGCTCGTCCAGGGCAAGACGCTGAAGGACGTCAAGCTGGTGACCTCGGGCGCCGGCGCCGCCGCCCTGGCTTGCGTCGACTTGCTGGTCTCGATGGGCCTGCCGGTCGAGAACGTCACGCTCACCGACATCAAGGGCGTGGTGCACGCCGGCCGTGAGCCGGACATGCCCGAGAACATGGCCCGCTACGCGCGAGCGACCGACGCCCGCACCCTGCCCGAGGTGCTGCCCGGCGCCGATATCTTCCTCGGCCTCTCGGCCCCGCGCGTCTTCAAACAAGAGTGGCTGCCGCTGCTGGCGCCAAACCCGCTGATCCTGGCCATGGCCAATCCGGATCCGGAGATCCTGCCCGAACTGGTCTACGCCGCGCGTCCCGACGCGATCATGGCCACCGGCCGCAGCGACTACGCCAACCAGGTCAACAACGTCCTCTGCTTCCCGTTCATCTTCCGGGGCGCGCTCGACGTCGGCGCCTCCGAGATCAACGAAGCGATGAAGGTCGCCGCCGTCGAGGCGATCGCCGAACTGGCCCGCGCCGAGGCCTCCGAGGTCGTCGCCAGCGCCTATGGCGGCGCCGCGCCCGTCTTTGGTCCGCAGTACATCATCCCCAAGCCCTTCGATCCGCGCCTGATCCTGCAGATCGCCCCGGCCGTCGCCAAGGCGGCCATGGACAGCGGCGTCGCCACCCGGCCGATCGCCGATTTCGACGCCTATCGCCAGGAGCTGGAGCTCTTCGTCTATCGCTCGGGCCAGCTGATGCGGCCGGTCTTCGAGCGGGCCCGCAAGGCGCCGGTCAAGGTCGCCTACGCCGAGGCCGAGGACGAACGCGTGCTGCGCGCGGTCCAGACGGTGGTCGACGAAGGCTTGGCCGCCCCGGTTCTGGTCGGCCGCCGCGAGGTGATCAAGGCCAAGATCCAGGAGATGGGCCTGCGCCTCGACGTCGGCGGCGCGGTCGAGATCGTCGATCCCCAGGCCGACAAGGAGCTGTTCGGCCCGCTGGTCGCCGACTACCAGAAGCTGGTCGGCCGGCGCGGCGTGCCGCCCACGGCGGCCGAGCGCCGCGTCCAGGGCCGGCGCACCGTCGCCGCCTCGATGCTGCTGTCTTCGGGCTATGTCGAGGCCGCCCTGGTCGGCGGCAGCGGCGACTGGTGGCAGCACCTGAAATACGCCCTGCCGATCATCCCCAAGCGCGACAACGTCAGCCGCGTCTACGCCTTGTCGTCGCTGATCCTCGACAACGGCACGCTGTTCTTCTGCGACACCCACGTCAATGTCGACCCGACCGCCGAACAGATCGCCGAATGCGCCCAGTTGGCCGCCGAGGCTGTCCGGCGCTTTGGCGTGACGCCCAAGGCGGCCCTGCTCTCGCACTCCTCGTTCGGCGCCAGCAATTCGCCGACCGCCCGCAAGATGCGCGAGGCCCTGGCTATCCTGCGCGAGCAGGCGCCGGAGCTCGAGGTCGACGGCGAGATGCACGCCGATGCGGCCCTCAGCCAGCATCTGCGCGATCGCATGGTCGCCGACAGCCCGCTGAAGGGTTCGGCCAACCTGCTGGTCATGCCCACCCTGGACGCGGCCAATATCGGCCTGACCCTGCTGAGCGCGGCCACGGAGTCGCTGCTGGTCGGCCCGCTGCTGCTGGGCATGGCCAAGCCCCTGCACGTGCTGATCCCCAGCGTCACCGCGCGGGGCATCGTCAACCTTACCGCCCTGGCGGTGAGCCAGGCGGCCGCGGATCGGGCTCGCACGGCCAGCTAG
- the uraH gene encoding hydroxyisourate hydrolase: MSGLTTHILDQAAGKPAAGVAVRVFRREGEALSPVAELRTDADGRARLIEGEDLKAGGYRLEFSIGEHFKASGLPVSDPPFLDVVVIDFSVSNTEQHWHVPLLVSPYGYSTYRGS, encoded by the coding sequence ATGAGCGGACTGACGACCCACATCCTCGACCAGGCGGCCGGCAAGCCGGCGGCGGGCGTCGCGGTGCGGGTCTTTCGGCGCGAAGGCGAGGCCCTGTCGCCGGTCGCCGAGCTCCGCACCGACGCCGATGGACGCGCTCGCCTGATCGAGGGCGAGGACCTGAAGGCCGGCGGCTACCGGCTGGAATTTTCGATCGGCGAGCACTTCAAGGCCTCGGGCCTGCCAGTTTCTGACCCGCCGTTCCTGGACGTGGTGGTGATCGACTTTTCCGTGTCGAACACCGAGCAGCACTGGCACGTGCCGCTGCTGGTCTCGCCTTACGGCTATTCCACCTATCGGGGCAGCTGA
- the xdhA gene encoding xanthine dehydrogenase small subunit codes for MGEVIRFLLDGQVQEVRGANPATTLLEHLRGPRRRTGTKEGCAEGDCGSCTVLVGEAEGEGVAWRAVNACIQFLPMLHGKALMTVESLAKDEALHPVQQAMVDKHGSQCGFCTPGVVMSLYGRAVGAKGADAPVGQVLAGNLCRCTGYGPIIEVAKGVAAEPAPAVDLSAVRDETMLALSFEDEVHGVTRTWLSPRTADELAEAYLAHPDATIVAGATDVGLWVTKQRRPLPALISVSEVAELKAIEETPEALRIGAGVRYVDAIDAFARLYPDLGAMMRRLGSTQVRNSGTIGGNIANGSPIGDMPPALIAAGATLVLRCGEARRELPLEAFFLEYGKQDRRPGEFVEAVVVPKLAEERIFKVFKLSKRFDQDISAVCGAFSLAVEGGVVLDARVAFGGMAGTPKRAFACEAALVGQPWSEATVAAAMAALDSDYAPMSDMRASATYRALAARNMLRKAYLETASPDVETRVTPESAHG; via the coding sequence ATGGGCGAGGTGATCCGCTTCCTGCTGGACGGCCAGGTGCAGGAGGTGCGTGGGGCCAATCCCGCCACCACCCTGCTGGAGCACCTGCGCGGCCCGCGGCGTCGCACCGGGACAAAGGAGGGCTGCGCCGAAGGCGACTGCGGCTCGTGCACCGTGCTGGTCGGCGAGGCGGAGGGCGAGGGCGTCGCCTGGCGGGCGGTCAACGCCTGCATCCAGTTCCTGCCCATGCTGCATGGCAAGGCGCTGATGACGGTCGAGAGCCTGGCGAAGGATGAGGCGCTGCATCCGGTCCAGCAGGCCATGGTCGACAAGCATGGCTCGCAATGCGGCTTCTGCACGCCGGGCGTCGTCATGTCGCTGTATGGCCGCGCGGTCGGGGCCAAGGGCGCGGACGCGCCCGTGGGCCAGGTGCTGGCCGGGAATCTGTGCCGCTGCACCGGCTATGGACCGATCATCGAGGTCGCCAAGGGCGTGGCCGCCGAGCCCGCGCCGGCGGTCGACCTGTCGGCCGTGCGCGACGAGACCATGCTGGCGCTGAGCTTCGAGGACGAGGTTCATGGCGTCACCCGGACTTGGCTTTCGCCACGAACGGCGGACGAGCTGGCTGAGGCCTATCTGGCGCATCCCGACGCCACGATCGTCGCCGGGGCGACCGATGTCGGCCTCTGGGTCACCAAGCAGCGGCGGCCGCTGCCGGCCCTGATCAGCGTGTCGGAGGTCGCCGAGCTCAAGGCGATCGAGGAGACGCCCGAAGCCCTGCGCATCGGCGCGGGCGTTCGCTATGTCGACGCGATCGATGCGTTCGCTCGGCTCTATCCGGACCTCGGCGCGATGATGCGACGGCTGGGCTCAACCCAGGTGCGCAACAGCGGCACGATCGGCGGCAACATCGCCAACGGCTCGCCGATCGGCGACATGCCGCCGGCCCTGATCGCGGCCGGCGCGACCCTGGTCCTGCGATGCGGCGAGGCCCGGCGCGAGCTGCCGCTGGAGGCCTTCTTCCTGGAGTACGGCAAGCAGGATCGACGGCCCGGCGAGTTCGTCGAGGCCGTTGTGGTCCCGAAGCTGGCCGAGGAGCGGATCTTCAAGGTCTTCAAGCTGTCCAAGCGCTTCGACCAGGACATATCGGCCGTCTGCGGGGCCTTTTCCCTCGCGGTCGAGGGCGGCGTCGTGCTGGACGCGCGCGTCGCGTTCGGCGGCATGGCCGGGACGCCCAAGCGCGCTTTCGCCTGCGAGGCGGCGCTGGTCGGCCAACCCTGGAGCGAGGCGACGGTCGCGGCGGCGATGGCGGCGCTCGATAGCGACTACGCGCCCATGAGCGACATGCGCGCCTCGGCGACCTACCGCGCCCTCGCGGCGCGCAACATGCTGCGCAAGGCGTATCTGGAGACCGCTTCGCCGGACGTCGAAACGCGTGTCACGCCGGAGAGCGCCCATGGCTGA